A genomic stretch from Porphyromonadaceae bacterium W3.11 includes:
- the tsf gene encoding translation elongation factor Ts: MAVTMEDIKALRNLTGAGMMDVKKALEEANGDHEKAVEIIRKKGQAIAAKRSEREAFQGCVLAANEADFAAVVAVKCETDFVAKNEDFIALTQSILDLAMAKKPASTEELMSLEIDGRTVEALITDRSGVTGEKMELGAYEFVKAPQTISYIHPGNMLAAIVGFNEAIDEALAKDMAMQVASMNPVAVDEAGVPEKVKQQELEIAMDKARQAGKPENLLERIAQGSLQKYFKENTLLEQDYVMDDAKKSVKEVLKAASKTLTVTDFKRINLNQD; encoded by the coding sequence ATGGCAGTAACAATGGAAGATATTAAGGCACTTCGTAACCTTACAGGTGCTGGGATGATGGACGTTAAGAAGGCTCTTGAAGAGGCTAACGGCGACCACGAAAAAGCGGTGGAAATAATCCGTAAGAAGGGACAGGCTATCGCTGCTAAGCGTTCAGAGCGTGAGGCGTTTCAAGGATGTGTCCTTGCTGCAAATGAAGCTGACTTTGCTGCAGTTGTAGCGGTGAAGTGTGAGACTGACTTCGTTGCTAAGAACGAAGATTTTATCGCACTTACTCAGAGTATTCTTGATCTCGCAATGGCTAAAAAGCCAGCCTCTACTGAGGAGCTAATGTCACTTGAGATTGATGGTCGTACTGTAGAAGCTCTTATTACAGACCGTTCAGGTGTAACAGGTGAAAAGATGGAGCTAGGTGCTTATGAGTTTGTGAAAGCTCCTCAGACTATAAGCTATATCCACCCAGGAAATATGTTAGCTGCAATTGTTGGTTTCAACGAAGCTATTGACGAAGCTTTGGCTAAAGATATGGCTATGCAAGTAGCATCTATGAATCCTGTAGCTGTTGACGAAGCTGGCGTTCCTGAGAAAGTTAAGCAACAGGAGCTTGAGATCGCTATGGATAAGGCACGTCAAGCAGGTAAGCCAGAAAATCTACTTGAGCGTATCGCACAAGGTTCTCTACAGAAGTATTTCAAAGAGAATACTCTATTGGAGCAAGACTATGTGATGGACGACGCTAAAAAGAGCGTTAAGGAAGTGCTTAAGGCTGCATCTAAGACTCTTACTGTTACTGACTTCAAAAGAATTAACCTTAACCAAGACTAA
- the rpsB gene encoding 30S ribosomal protein S2, with the protein MSQRVTFEQLLEAGSHFGHLTRRWNPAMAPYIFMERNGIHIIDLHKTVAKIDEAAEALKNMAQQGKTILFVATKKQAQEVVAEKASACGMPYVTERWPGGMLTNFPTIRKTVSKMDVIDKMISDGTFENLSKREKLQITRQREKLEVNFGSIKSMKSLPSALLIVDVMREHIAVREAIRLGIPIFAMVDTNSDPREIDYVIPANDDAGSSIDLVMGILSDAIKEGVVERKITKADAAGEEGADGEQQGGRRRERRHSGVRRERTKREDAEALNARVADKFESDKDEDDK; encoded by the coding sequence ATGTCACAAAGAGTAACATTTGAACAACTCCTAGAGGCTGGCTCACATTTTGGTCACCTCACACGTCGATGGAATCCAGCTATGGCACCATATATCTTTATGGAGCGTAATGGCATTCATATCATAGACCTACATAAGACTGTAGCGAAGATAGATGAGGCTGCTGAGGCCTTGAAGAACATGGCTCAGCAGGGTAAGACTATCCTATTTGTTGCAACTAAGAAGCAAGCCCAAGAAGTAGTTGCTGAGAAGGCATCTGCATGTGGTATGCCTTACGTAACAGAGCGCTGGCCTGGTGGTATGCTTACTAACTTCCCTACTATAAGGAAGACTGTATCAAAGATGGATGTCATTGATAAGATGATTTCTGATGGCACTTTTGAAAATCTTTCAAAACGTGAAAAGCTACAGATCACTCGTCAAAGAGAAAAGTTGGAAGTAAACTTTGGTTCTATCAAGTCAATGAAGAGCCTTCCATCAGCACTTCTTATAGTGGACGTGATGCGTGAGCATATTGCAGTGCGTGAAGCTATCCGCTTAGGTATTCCAATTTTCGCAATGGTGGATACCAATTCTGATCCTAGAGAGATCGACTACGTAATCCCAGCTAATGATGACGCAGGTAGCTCTATTGACTTAGTCATGGGGATCCTTTCTGATGCTATCAAAGAGGGTGTCGTAGAGCGTAAGATTACTAAGGCTGATGCTGCAGGAGAGGAAGGTGCAGATGGTGAGCAACAGGGCGGTCGTCGCCGAGAGCGTCGTCACTCAGGTGTTCGTCGTGAACGTACTAAGCGTGAAGATGCTGAAGCTCTAAACGCTCGTGTCGCTGATAAGTTTGAAAGTGATAAGGACGAGGACGATAAGTAA
- the rpsI gene encoding 30S ribosomal protein S9: MEITNALGRRKAAVARVYVRAGSGKITINKKDINEFFPNPLLRFVVKQPLATLGVEDKYDITINLNGGGYSGQSEAARLGIARALVKINPEDKAALRAEGFMTRDSRVVERKKPGQPGARRKFQFSKR; the protein is encoded by the coding sequence ATGGAAATTACAAACGCATTAGGTAGAAGAAAAGCTGCTGTCGCACGTGTGTATGTGCGTGCAGGTAGTGGTAAGATTACTATCAATAAGAAGGATATTAACGAATTCTTCCCAAATCCTCTGTTACGTTTTGTGGTTAAGCAACCACTAGCGACACTTGGTGTTGAGGATAAATATGATATAACAATTAATCTTAATGGTGGCGGATACTCTGGCCAGAGCGAAGCTGCTCGTCTAGGTATCGCACGTGCATTAGTTAAGATTAATCCTGAGGATAAGGCTGCTCTACGTGCTGAAGGATTTATGACTCGTGACTCTCGTGTCGTTGAGCGTAAGAAACCAGGTCAGCCAGGTGCTCGCCGTAAATTCCAGTTCTCTAAGCGTTAA
- the rplM gene encoding 50S ribosomal protein L13, giving the protein MDTLSYKTVSANKATVEKEWVVVDATGHSLGRLASEIAKILRGKHKACFTPHVDCGDNVIVINAEKAILTGSKATSRVYLSFTGYPGGQREMTPARLVDVRGWDALYRKVVRGMLPKNKLGAALLNNLYVYEGSEHKHEAQKPRAIELKTI; this is encoded by the coding sequence GTGGATACTTTAAGTTATAAAACCGTCTCTGCAAATAAGGCAACAGTAGAGAAGGAATGGGTGGTGGTAGATGCTACTGGTCACTCGCTCGGACGCCTTGCTAGTGAAATTGCGAAGATTCTTCGCGGCAAGCATAAGGCTTGCTTTACTCCTCATGTGGATTGTGGTGATAATGTAATCGTCATCAATGCTGAAAAGGCTATTTTGACAGGTTCAAAAGCAACTAGTCGCGTATATCTCAGCTTTACTGGATATCCAGGTGGTCAGAGAGAAATGACTCCTGCACGCTTAGTTGACGTACGTGGATGGGATGCTCTTTACCGTAAAGTGGTGAGGGGGATGCTTCCTAAGAATAAGTTGGGAGCTGCTCTTTTGAATAACCTTTATGTTTATGAAGGTAGTGAACACAAGCATGAGGCTCAGAAGCCACGTGCGATTGAACTGAAAACCATCTAA
- a CDS encoding capsular polysaccharide synthesis protein, whose protein sequence is MRWKLLSRIEFVKQIRIKRYIKRHQKVANYWDPVIKKYFSGQIKKWDFAPKKPLQGKKIIWQYWGQGVTDREALPEVVRICFDSVDKYKGEYEVIRLSDETVKEYLDLPDFTYEKVKNKSPFNRTFFSDLLRVSLLTTYGGVWLDATILLTGKLPDKYTQMDYFMHERSDEEEHKDYWEHEFLRYFCWHKDFKIRLLNSAIFAKQGSVMTRTIQDLLLYYWEHENKIINYYFFQILYTQLVEGPLSDIRCPNVNDCIPHIIQTKIYSYYPYYTYKDATNLTSIHKMSYFPPKKMDKLYEALAEINEETSTTRKPKGRS, encoded by the coding sequence ATGAGATGGAAGCTGCTCTCTAGAATAGAATTTGTCAAGCAAATAAGAATCAAACGCTACATAAAACGACACCAAAAAGTAGCGAACTACTGGGATCCTGTCATCAAAAAATACTTTTCGGGACAGATAAAGAAATGGGATTTTGCACCCAAGAAGCCCTTGCAGGGAAAAAAGATAATATGGCAATACTGGGGACAAGGAGTGACAGATAGGGAGGCTCTACCTGAGGTCGTAAGAATATGCTTCGACTCTGTAGATAAATATAAGGGAGAATACGAGGTTATCAGGCTCTCTGATGAGACGGTCAAGGAATACCTGGATCTTCCCGACTTTACGTACGAAAAAGTCAAAAACAAATCTCCGTTCAATAGAACCTTCTTCTCCGACCTCCTACGAGTCTCTCTACTCACCACTTACGGAGGGGTTTGGTTAGATGCCACCATATTACTCACAGGAAAACTCCCAGATAAATACACTCAGATGGATTACTTTATGCACGAAAGATCAGATGAGGAGGAGCATAAGGACTATTGGGAACATGAGTTTCTAAGGTATTTCTGCTGGCACAAAGACTTTAAGATAAGACTCCTGAACAGTGCTATTTTTGCAAAGCAAGGAAGCGTAATGACCAGGACTATCCAAGATTTACTGCTTTATTACTGGGAGCATGAGAATAAAATCATCAATTACTATTTCTTCCAGATTCTATACACCCAATTGGTAGAGGGGCCTTTGTCTGACATTCGATGCCCGAACGTCAATGACTGCATACCACATATCATACAGACGAAAATATATAGCTATTACCCCTACTATACATATAAGGATGCTACTAACCTAACTAGCATCCACAAGATGTCATACTTCCCCCCAAAAAAGATGGATAAGCTATATGAAGCATTAGCTGAAATAAACGAAGAGACTTCTACCACAAGAAAACCTAAAGGACGCTCATAA
- the alaS gene encoding alanine--tRNA ligase, with protein sequence MLTVNEIRAMFLDFFESKGHHIVPSAPMVIKDDPTLMFTNAGMNQFKDIILGNAPIKYSRVANSQKCLRVSGKHNDLEEVGHDTYHHTMFEMLGNWSFGDYFKKEAITWAWELLTEVYKLPKDRLYVTIFEGYPAEGLEKDSEAEGYWSTLIEPDRIIGGNKKDNFWEMGDQGPCGPCSEIHIDLRTDEERKIVDGKDLINKDHPQVVEIWNLVFMQYNRKADGTLDSLPNKVIDTGMGLERICMALQDKRSNYDTDVFTPLIGKISEMSHVKYGDTEEQDIAMRVIADHVRTIAFSITDGQLPSNAKAGYVIRRILRRAVRYGYTFLGYHEPFMYRLIPTLIDSMGGHYPELKAQKDIITRVIQQEESSFLRTLETGIQLLREHVEQLKDGEKTLSGKVVFDLYDTYGFPTDLTELILKEQGLEADLEGFAIEMQKQKERARSAAQVSAGDWVTIHSGEGAFTGYDFTENETEILRYREVEKKKSKIYQVVLSKSPFYPEGGGQVGDQGSLVGLDNGEEVKVIDTIKENNLPICIIEKLPEDPSQTFTAKINVKKRLATEANHSATHLLHHALREVLGLHVEQKGSYVSEEVLRFDFSHFSKMSREELREVETKVNEAIRANTAREENRAIPLDKAKAMGAMAFFGEKYGEEVRVIKYGDSIELCGGTHVPATGVIGSFRIISESSIAAGIRRIEAVTGAAADQYIYNLEDTLFELQGIFQNTPDLIKAVQKLQDEDAALRKELKEAQDMQKQHIVNELMSQGVERNGVTIFKLQNNISASMAKDIAFAIRPRMKAQPFVYIAGSVENGKAVLTLMISDSLVEQGQNAGQLVREAGKLIQGGGGGQPNFATAGGKNPEGLPNAMEKVLELLAL encoded by the coding sequence ATGCTAACAGTTAATGAAATAAGGGCAATGTTCTTGGATTTTTTTGAATCCAAAGGACATCACATTGTCCCATCTGCCCCAATGGTAATCAAGGATGACCCTACATTGATGTTCACCAATGCAGGGATGAATCAATTCAAAGATATAATTTTAGGGAATGCCCCTATCAAATATTCACGTGTCGCAAACAGCCAAAAGTGTCTGCGAGTAAGTGGCAAGCACAATGACTTAGAGGAGGTAGGTCACGATACTTACCACCACACAATGTTTGAGATGCTTGGAAATTGGAGTTTTGGAGATTACTTCAAGAAAGAGGCCATCACATGGGCTTGGGAATTACTAACAGAGGTTTACAAACTCCCAAAAGATAGGCTTTACGTAACCATATTTGAGGGTTATCCAGCAGAAGGCTTGGAAAAGGACTCAGAAGCTGAGGGTTATTGGTCTACCTTAATTGAGCCAGATCGGATCATCGGTGGAAATAAAAAGGATAATTTCTGGGAGATGGGAGATCAAGGACCTTGTGGCCCTTGCTCTGAAATCCACATCGACCTGAGAACTGACGAAGAGCGTAAGATAGTAGATGGCAAAGATCTTATCAATAAAGATCACCCACAGGTGGTGGAGATCTGGAACCTTGTCTTCATGCAATATAACCGTAAGGCAGACGGCACATTGGACTCGCTCCCTAACAAGGTCATTGACACTGGTATGGGTCTGGAGCGTATCTGCATGGCACTCCAAGATAAGAGAAGCAACTATGACACTGATGTCTTTACCCCTCTAATCGGTAAGATCTCAGAGATGTCGCATGTCAAATATGGTGATACTGAGGAACAGGATATAGCGATGCGAGTTATAGCTGACCACGTTCGCACTATTGCCTTTAGCATCACTGATGGTCAATTGCCAAGTAATGCCAAGGCTGGATATGTAATCCGTCGTATCCTACGCCGTGCGGTTCGTTATGGCTACACATTCTTAGGGTACCACGAACCATTCATGTATCGACTGATCCCGACTCTTATAGATTCGATGGGAGGACATTACCCTGAGCTTAAAGCACAAAAGGACATTATCACTAGAGTCATCCAACAGGAGGAGTCCTCATTCCTGCGTACTCTAGAGACAGGCATTCAGCTACTCAGAGAGCATGTGGAGCAATTAAAGGATGGAGAGAAAACCCTCTCAGGGAAAGTTGTCTTCGACCTCTATGATACTTACGGATTCCCGACCGACCTTACAGAACTGATACTCAAGGAGCAGGGACTGGAAGCTGATCTCGAAGGATTTGCCATTGAGATGCAGAAACAGAAAGAGCGTGCCAGAAGTGCTGCTCAAGTTTCGGCTGGGGACTGGGTAACCATTCACTCTGGCGAGGGGGCATTCACGGGATATGACTTCACCGAGAATGAGACGGAGATTCTACGTTACCGAGAAGTGGAGAAGAAAAAGAGCAAGATCTACCAAGTGGTGCTTTCAAAGTCACCTTTCTATCCAGAAGGTGGTGGTCAAGTAGGCGACCAGGGCTCTTTGGTAGGCCTCGATAATGGGGAAGAAGTCAAGGTCATTGATACGATCAAGGAAAATAACTTGCCGATATGTATCATCGAAAAGCTTCCCGAAGATCCTAGCCAGACCTTCACCGCAAAGATTAATGTCAAGAAGAGACTAGCCACAGAAGCTAATCACTCTGCCACTCACCTTCTTCACCATGCTCTTAGAGAAGTATTGGGTCTGCATGTGGAGCAGAAGGGATCATATGTCTCTGAAGAAGTGCTCAGATTTGACTTCAGTCATTTCTCTAAGATGAGTAGAGAGGAGCTTAGAGAAGTAGAAACGAAAGTTAATGAGGCCATCAGAGCAAATACGGCTCGTGAAGAGAATCGTGCAATCCCCCTAGATAAAGCGAAAGCAATGGGTGCGATGGCTTTCTTTGGCGAAAAGTATGGCGAAGAGGTACGTGTCATCAAGTATGGCGACTCTATAGAGCTGTGCGGTGGAACTCACGTACCAGCTACAGGGGTGATAGGATCCTTTAGAATCATATCTGAAAGTTCCATTGCGGCTGGCATTAGGAGAATAGAGGCAGTCACAGGTGCCGCAGCTGACCAATACATATATAACCTCGAAGACACATTATTCGAACTTCAAGGGATCTTCCAGAACACACCAGATCTCATCAAGGCGGTACAAAAACTCCAGGACGAAGATGCAGCTCTCCGAAAAGAACTGAAAGAGGCACAAGATATGCAAAAGCAACATATCGTTAATGAGCTCATGAGCCAAGGAGTAGAGCGAAATGGGGTCACCATCTTCAAACTACAGAATAATATATCCGCTTCGATGGCCAAAGATATTGCTTTTGCGATACGTCCACGGATGAAGGCACAACCTTTTGTCTATATAGCTGGCAGTGTTGAGAATGGCAAAGCCGTACTGACGCTCATGATTAGTGATAGCCTCGTAGAGCAAGGGCAGAACGCAGGACAGCTCGTAAGAGAGGCAGGTAAGCTCATACAGGGAGGAGGCGGAGGACAGCCGAACTTTGCTACAGCAGGTGGAAAAAATCCTGAGGGGCTACCAAATGCCATGGAAAAAGTATTAGAACTATTAGCTCTATAA
- a CDS encoding 3-dehydroquinate synthase family protein encodes MIKILETEDIEAVLQQLTSEGKVALLVDEQTMELCYPKVGREDIDLLCVPQGDECKDIEVAQHLWSTLQDLQYDRHDCLVTLGGGAICDLGAFIASTYMRGMRLVHIPTTLLAMIDAAIGGKTAINFGGKKNQIGTFYEAEEQLICLDFLETLPPEEMRSGWGELLKYGLLQGPPLLSEITDNEVLPVEVISKCIEYKLNIVAEDPYDHGVRRYLNLGHTAGHAFEAMSFGEEKRLLHGEGVAAGIVIALYMSYKRLDLEEKTLTSVARYIKGIFPKVSLSCRKYDQLWQLAKGDKKISGKDGLTMVLLTAVGEPTVVEGISREEWDEALDFYQDFM; translated from the coding sequence GTGATAAAAATACTAGAGACCGAAGATATCGAAGCTGTTTTACAGCAACTTACAAGTGAAGGCAAGGTAGCTCTCCTTGTGGATGAGCAAACTATGGAGCTTTGTTACCCGAAGGTGGGCAGAGAAGATATAGATCTGCTCTGCGTACCTCAGGGAGATGAATGTAAGGATATTGAAGTGGCACAGCATCTATGGAGCACACTACAAGACCTTCAATATGATAGGCATGACTGCCTCGTGACCTTGGGGGGTGGTGCCATCTGTGACCTAGGAGCTTTTATCGCTAGTACATACATGAGAGGGATGCGGTTAGTACACATCCCCACCACGCTCTTAGCCATGATAGATGCCGCTATCGGAGGTAAGACTGCGATAAACTTTGGTGGTAAAAAGAACCAAATAGGGACTTTCTATGAAGCGGAAGAACAGTTGATCTGTCTCGACTTCCTAGAGACCTTACCTCCCGAAGAAATGAGATCAGGCTGGGGCGAACTACTAAAATACGGATTGCTACAAGGTCCCCCTTTACTCTCTGAGATTACTGACAATGAGGTCTTGCCTGTAGAAGTGATCAGTAAATGTATTGAATACAAACTAAATATCGTAGCCGAGGACCCGTATGACCACGGAGTCCGTAGGTACTTAAACTTAGGACATACCGCAGGGCATGCCTTCGAAGCGATGTCTTTTGGAGAGGAGAAAAGGCTTCTCCATGGAGAGGGAGTTGCAGCTGGCATAGTTATTGCTCTATACATGTCATATAAGCGTCTAGACTTAGAAGAAAAGACCTTAACGTCTGTCGCGAGATATATTAAAGGGATTTTCCCTAAAGTGAGTTTATCCTGCAGAAAGTACGATCAGCTATGGCAGCTAGCCAAGGGTGATAAGAAAATCTCTGGGAAGGATGGACTTACGATGGTATTACTGACAGCTGTAGGAGAGCCTACGGTCGTCGAAGGGATATCAAGAGAAGAATGGGACGAAGCACTAGACTTCTACCAAGATTTTATGTAA
- the lon gene encoding endopeptidase La — protein sequence MKYDFFMNDIDEDNGVITAMMPVVIPEDGDNSNYEIDPSKIPAVLPVLPLRDMLLYPGVTVPVMVAREKSKRLIDYLDSVDNKHVMVVVQKEPETEDPGFDDLVKIGTIAEVIRVMEVNDELITIIIQGKERAELISLTASEPFLSGVYDLKPEERPTESDMEYKALATIIKETLVKQMMLLGEAPKQFITSVMRMTREESIINFACVYLGQSIESKIGLLMVDSLKQRAYQIQKIANQAVSMAELRHEIQLRTKSDMDKQQKEYFLQQQMRVIKEELSSNEDGEYNELEAKAKKKKWSKEVKAVFEKELNKLQRMMQQSPDYSIQVQYLETMLELPWNEYTKDNFNLKNAQKVLDRDHFGLDKVKERIVEHLAVLKLKGDMRSPIICLYGPPGVGKTSLGKSIADALKRKYVRISLGGLHDEAEIRGHRRTYIGAMPGRIIKGFLKAGSSNPVFVLDEIDKLASDYKGDPSSALLEVLDPEQNSTFHDNYLDVDFDLSKALFIATANNVAAIPAPLRDRMEMIEVSGYIQEEKVEIAARHLLPKELENHGLEKSQVRIGKKTIAAIIDNYTRESGVRQLEKKIAAVLRKVAHKIATSMDGDEAIKLPLSINPSDLKEYLGSPIFISEQYEGNKHAGVVTGLAWTSVGGEILLIESAISPSKNGKMTITGNLGDVMKESAILALEYIKSHAALYDIPVEIFDQWNVHIHVPEGAIPKDGPSAGITLVTSLISTFTQRKVKANIAMTGEITLRGKVLPVGGIKEKILAAKRYGITTIILCEENRKDIEEIKEVYLKGLNFTYVSDIKDVIDVALTKTKVENPIDLSIRVKDNSSDK from the coding sequence ATGAAATACGACTTTTTTATGAATGATATTGATGAGGACAACGGCGTTATCACAGCGATGATGCCTGTTGTGATTCCCGAAGATGGGGATAACTCAAATTACGAAATAGATCCCTCTAAGATACCAGCAGTACTACCGGTACTGCCACTTAGAGATATGCTGCTATACCCAGGCGTAACCGTGCCCGTCATGGTGGCTAGGGAAAAAAGCAAAAGGCTCATAGACTACCTAGATAGTGTAGATAATAAGCATGTCATGGTAGTGGTGCAGAAAGAGCCAGAAACCGAAGACCCGGGCTTTGATGACCTCGTAAAGATTGGGACCATTGCTGAGGTGATTCGTGTCATGGAAGTCAATGACGAACTAATCACCATCATTATTCAAGGGAAGGAGAGAGCTGAGCTAATTTCACTAACAGCCTCAGAACCATTCTTATCTGGGGTGTATGACCTGAAGCCAGAGGAACGCCCCACAGAATCCGACATGGAATACAAGGCTCTTGCGACCATAATTAAGGAAACGCTAGTAAAGCAGATGATGCTTTTGGGCGAGGCTCCAAAACAATTCATCACCTCCGTGATGAGAATGACTAGAGAGGAGAGTATCATCAACTTTGCATGTGTCTATCTCGGCCAGTCTATTGAATCTAAGATTGGTTTGCTGATGGTGGACTCACTAAAGCAAAGAGCCTATCAGATCCAAAAGATCGCTAACCAAGCTGTATCCATGGCTGAACTGCGTCATGAGATCCAACTCCGTACGAAGAGTGACATGGATAAGCAGCAAAAAGAGTACTTTCTCCAGCAACAAATGAGGGTTATTAAGGAGGAGCTCTCAAGTAATGAGGATGGGGAATACAACGAACTTGAGGCTAAAGCCAAAAAGAAGAAGTGGAGCAAAGAGGTAAAAGCTGTATTCGAAAAGGAGCTGAACAAGCTCCAACGCATGATGCAGCAAAGTCCTGATTATTCCATCCAAGTCCAGTACCTTGAAACGATGCTTGAGTTGCCTTGGAATGAATATACTAAGGACAACTTCAACCTTAAGAATGCCCAAAAGGTCTTAGATCGAGATCACTTTGGACTAGATAAGGTGAAAGAAAGAATCGTAGAACACCTAGCCGTATTGAAATTGAAGGGAGATATGCGTTCTCCTATTATCTGCTTATATGGCCCTCCTGGAGTGGGAAAGACATCGCTGGGTAAAAGCATTGCTGATGCCCTGAAACGCAAATACGTTAGGATTTCCCTAGGAGGCCTTCACGACGAGGCAGAAATAAGAGGACATCGCCGTACTTACATAGGGGCGATGCCAGGACGTATTATCAAGGGATTCCTCAAAGCAGGATCTTCTAATCCTGTCTTTGTTCTTGATGAGATAGATAAGTTAGCTAGCGACTATAAGGGAGACCCATCGAGTGCTCTTCTAGAGGTCTTGGATCCAGAGCAAAATAGTACCTTTCATGACAACTACTTAGATGTAGATTTTGATTTAAGCAAAGCTCTATTCATTGCGACAGCCAATAATGTAGCAGCCATTCCAGCTCCTCTACGAGATAGAATGGAGATGATTGAGGTCAGTGGATATATTCAGGAGGAGAAGGTGGAAATTGCTGCTCGTCACTTGCTACCAAAGGAGTTGGAGAACCACGGTCTAGAGAAGTCTCAAGTCCGAATTGGCAAGAAAACGATTGCGGCCATCATTGACAATTACACTCGTGAAAGTGGTGTCCGTCAGTTGGAGAAGAAGATTGCAGCTGTCCTAAGAAAGGTAGCTCATAAGATAGCGACCTCTATGGATGGTGACGAGGCGATAAAATTGCCACTATCCATTAATCCGAGCGACCTAAAGGAGTATCTGGGGTCACCTATCTTCATCAGCGAGCAGTACGAAGGAAATAAACATGCAGGAGTCGTAACTGGCTTAGCGTGGACCAGTGTTGGTGGAGAGATTCTCCTAATAGAGAGTGCTATTAGCCCTTCCAAGAATGGCAAGATGACTATCACTGGTAATCTAGGTGACGTCATGAAAGAGTCAGCGATACTGGCTCTAGAGTATATCAAGAGCCACGCTGCTCTATACGACATTCCAGTAGAGATTTTCGATCAATGGAATGTACATATCCACGTCCCCGAAGGAGCTATTCCAAAGGATGGACCAAGTGCAGGGATTACCTTGGTAACGTCGCTAATATCTACTTTTACCCAAAGGAAAGTGAAGGCGAATATCGCCATGACTGGTGAGATAACCCTTCGTGGCAAGGTGCTTCCTGTAGGAGGGATCAAAGAAAAGATACTCGCAGCAAAAAGATATGGCATTACGACCATTATCCTGTGCGAAGAAAATAGAAAAGACATCGAGGAGATTAAAGAGGTGTATCTGAAAGGTCTTAACTTCACTTACGTATCCGACATTAAGGATGTGATTGATGTGGCCCTGACGAAGACTAAGGTAGAAAACCCTATTGATCTTTCCATCAGAGTGAAAGATAATTCCTCGGATAAATAA
- the ychF gene encoding redox-regulated ATPase YchF, whose amino-acid sequence MALKCGIVGLPNVGKSTLFNCLSNAKAQSANFPFCTIEPNVGVITVPDERLNKLAELVNPHRIVPTTVEIVDIAGLVKGASKGEGLGNQFLGNIRETDAIIHVLRCFDDDNITHVDGTIDPVRDKEVIDMELQLKDLDTIESRISKVEKQAKTGGDQNAKILFNVLKAYKDALEQGRSARTVSFETEDERKSARELFLLTAKPILYVCNVDEGSAATGNQYVEAVREAIKDENAEILIIAAQTESEIAELETYEERQEFLEAAGLTESGVSRLIRSAYALLNLETFFTAGVQEVRAWTYTKGWKAPQTAGVIHTDFEKGFIRAEVIKYDDYIHYGSEQAVKEAGKLSIEGKEYVVQDGDIMHFRFNV is encoded by the coding sequence ATGGCACTTAAATGCGGTATCGTGGGACTTCCCAACGTCGGAAAATCCACTCTATTTAACTGCTTGTCCAATGCGAAAGCTCAGTCAGCAAACTTTCCTTTCTGTACCATTGAGCCAAATGTCGGCGTCATTACAGTTCCAGATGAGCGACTGAATAAGTTGGCTGAGCTAGTCAATCCCCATCGTATCGTTCCGACAACGGTGGAGATTGTTGATATAGCAGGCTTAGTAAAGGGGGCCTCAAAAGGTGAAGGGCTAGGCAATCAGTTTCTAGGAAATATCAGAGAGACAGATGCCATTATCCACGTGCTCCGATGCTTTGATGACGATAACATCACCCACGTAGATGGGACGATTGACCCTGTAAGGGACAAGGAGGTCATCGACATGGAGCTGCAACTGAAGGACCTTGACACCATCGAGTCGAGAATATCCAAGGTGGAGAAACAAGCAAAAACTGGTGGTGATCAGAATGCCAAAATACTATTTAATGTACTGAAGGCTTACAAGGATGCTCTAGAGCAAGGACGCTCTGCGCGTACCGTCTCTTTCGAGACAGAGGATGAAAGGAAATCCGCTCGTGAATTATTCCTACTGACCGCAAAGCCTATCCTATATGTATGCAATGTGGATGAGGGAAGTGCCGCTACAGGCAACCAATACGTTGAAGCGGTCCGTGAGGCGATCAAAGATGAGAATGCGGAGATACTAATCATCGCAGCTCAGACTGAAAGCGAAATCGCAGAATTGGAAACGTATGAAGAGCGACAGGAATTTTTAGAGGCTGCAGGACTCACTGAAAGTGGAGTCTCTAGGCTCATTCGCTCGGCATACGCACTCCTAAACCTTGAGACTTTCTTCACTGCTGGAGTACAAGAAGTGAGGGCATGGACCTATACGAAAGGATGGAAAGCACCGCAGACTGCTGGTGTCATTCATACCGATTTCGAAAAAGGGTTCATCCGTGCCGAGGTCATCAAATACGATGATTACATTCACTACGGTTCGGAGCAAGCTGTCAAAGAAGCAGGAAAGCTAAGCATCGAAGGAAAGGAGTATGTGGTCCAAGATGGCGACATCATGCACTTCCGTTTCAATGTATAA